In one window of Desulfonatronospira thiodismutans ASO3-1 DNA:
- a CDS encoding TorD/DmsD family molecular chaperone has product MQVYKSLADCYFQPDEKLVQAVQRINPAIEEWDQDLLEPALEMQKVVESRDKEMLDLKKEYSRLFVGPFELAVPPYGSIYFQHNMQNQQIMDDSAVEAQNAYRKAGVNMSEDFNDPPDHIAVELEFMYYLLYHENQALENKDQASAIDFRTQRLDFLKRHLGLWGPVFADTLFKNTSSDFYRHLARLTKSVILKDKQELGLTRPS; this is encoded by the coding sequence ATGCAGGTCTACAAATCATTAGCAGATTGCTACTTCCAGCCAGATGAAAAGCTGGTGCAGGCAGTGCAAAGAATAAACCCCGCGATAGAGGAATGGGACCAGGACCTGCTGGAACCGGCCCTGGAAATGCAAAAGGTTGTGGAAAGCCGGGATAAGGAAATGCTTGACCTGAAAAAAGAATATTCCAGACTTTTTGTTGGACCCTTTGAGCTGGCTGTACCTCCATACGGCTCAATTTATTTTCAGCACAACATGCAAAACCAGCAGATTATGGACGACTCCGCCGTAGAAGCGCAAAACGCATACCGCAAAGCAGGAGTGAATATGTCTGAAGATTTCAATGACCCCCCGGATCATATCGCTGTTGAGCTTGAATTCATGTACTATCTGCTTTACCACGAAAACCAGGCCCTGGAAAATAAAGACCAGGCAAGCGCCATTGATTTTCGCACCCAGAGGCTGGACTTTTTAAAGAGACACCTGGGTCTGTGGGGTCCTGTTTTTGCGGATACGCTCTTTAAAAACACCAGCTCCGACTTCTACCGCCACCTGGCCAGACTCACAAAATCGGTCATTTTAAAGGACAAGCAGGAACTGGGACTGACACGTCCATCTTGA
- a CDS encoding thioredoxin fold domain-containing protein, with product MQKKGSLLKGLLPGLAFLAVILFMPSGALGSDYEVITSRTVPEPDAVLSGELEKPALVNVGVAACPPCRRMAGDLLELQANYDSIFETHYYDMHKHSGITEKLDIRMVPTQIFLDKEGEELYRHEGYLSRKHILETWADLGYDVQIVVPSRGVRDYLSLDYIFSRLSLAVQGAPLTAMAAAFVWGILSVILSPCHLASIPLIIGYINRRKVETAARATVLSLMFALGILICIMVVGIITAMAGRLLGDLGSLPYYLVAIVLLLFGLNLAGLVPLHWSLVDRLVPKNSSKKGAVFLGLVIGVGLGPCTFVFMAPMLGLTLSLASAEQVFGLLLLGIFALAHCMLLVAAGASPGFLYFFLRWNELSPGSSVLRKTCGVLLILGGIYLFYYAL from the coding sequence ATGCAAAAAAAGGGTTCTCTGCTGAAAGGCCTGCTCCCAGGCCTGGCATTTCTGGCTGTAATCCTTTTTATGCCTTCAGGGGCCTTGGGCTCGGATTATGAAGTAATCACTTCCAGGACAGTTCCTGAACCAGATGCAGTTTTATCTGGAGAACTGGAAAAACCGGCCCTGGTAAACGTAGGCGTAGCAGCCTGTCCACCCTGTCGACGCATGGCCGGCGACCTTCTGGAACTGCAGGCAAACTATGATTCCATCTTTGAAACCCATTACTATGACATGCACAAACATTCCGGGATCACGGAAAAGCTGGATATCCGCATGGTCCCCACTCAGATTTTTTTGGACAAAGAAGGAGAGGAGCTTTACCGCCACGAAGGCTACCTTTCCAGAAAGCATATCCTGGAGACCTGGGCGGACCTTGGCTATGATGTACAGATAGTCGTGCCTTCACGTGGTGTGAGAGACTATTTGTCGCTGGACTATATTTTTTCCCGGCTCAGCCTGGCGGTACAGGGTGCTCCATTGACCGCCATGGCTGCAGCCTTTGTCTGGGGAATACTGAGTGTGATCCTGAGCCCCTGTCACCTGGCCAGTATCCCCCTGATTATCGGCTACATCAACCGCAGAAAGGTTGAAACCGCTGCCAGGGCTACAGTGTTATCCCTGATGTTTGCCCTGGGGATACTGATATGCATTATGGTTGTGGGTATAATCACTGCAATGGCGGGGCGGCTCCTTGGCGACTTAGGTTCATTGCCCTATTACCTGGTGGCGATAGTCCTGCTGCTTTTTGGTCTCAACCTGGCAGGACTGGTGCCGCTGCACTGGTCCCTGGTAGACAGACTTGTTCCAAAAAACAGCAGCAAGAAAGGGGCAGTATTCCTGGGACTTGTCATCGGCGTAGGCCTGGGGCCGTGCACTTTTGTTTTCATGGCTCCCATGCTGGGGCTGACTCTGTCCCTGGCATCGGCAGAGCAGGTTTTCGGTCTGCTGCTCCTGGGCATCTTTGCCCTGGCCCACTGCATGCTCCTGGTTGCAGCAGGAGCGTCACCAGGATTTCTCTATTTCTTCCTGCGCTGGAATGAGCTGTCCCCGGGCTCCTCTGTACTCCGGAAAACCTGCGGCGTGCTGCTGATACTGGGAGGCATATACCTGTTTTATTACGCCCTCTGA
- a CDS encoding (Fe-S)-binding protein — MSTQVSRQELADFLKPRLNARFQTWLQICANCALCADTCHFYLADNRNPEMIPAYKVRFINEILKGKAEINDDYLQKMYSTLFHECNMCRRCALYCPFGIDVGIMVALQRAMLHNVAGMRPAGLMAAIESYKQFGNQMSLTQEDWVDTIEWTIEELEDDYPALEIPIDKQNAELLYTVNAREPKFYPQDIQEAAIIFNAVGESWTVPSADGWDDTNLAMFCGDLGTAKMLVQNTFAQADKLNAKKVAISEUGHAYRALRYEAQVWMGHEPKQEVVHAVELYHDYIASGRIKLKEKVKVPTTLQDPCNVIRSGGLAEKNQRLAEMLSEDFRPMEHQGNYNFCCGGGGGAMPMGGEMRPHRVKCGKIKADQIRATGAELVFVPCHNCIDQIRDLNKEYDLGIKAVHFKEVIAHNMVIPEHMLSKDDQGQESAVQEEPETEEVG, encoded by the coding sequence ATGTCTACACAGGTGAGCCGTCAGGAACTGGCGGATTTTCTAAAACCAAGGCTCAATGCCAGGTTTCAGACCTGGCTGCAGATCTGTGCCAATTGCGCATTGTGCGCCGACACATGCCATTTTTACTTAGCCGATAACCGCAACCCGGAAATGATCCCGGCCTACAAGGTGCGCTTTATAAACGAAATCCTGAAAGGCAAGGCCGAGATTAACGATGATTACCTCCAGAAAATGTACAGCACCCTGTTTCATGAGTGCAATATGTGCAGGAGATGCGCTCTTTACTGTCCATTCGGCATTGATGTCGGGATCATGGTGGCTCTGCAGCGAGCCATGCTGCATAATGTGGCCGGCATGAGACCGGCCGGGCTCATGGCGGCCATTGAGAGCTACAAGCAGTTCGGCAACCAGATGTCTTTGACCCAGGAAGACTGGGTGGACACCATTGAATGGACCATCGAGGAGCTGGAGGACGATTACCCGGCCCTGGAAATACCCATTGACAAGCAGAATGCCGAACTGCTCTACACTGTAAATGCCAGGGAGCCCAAATTTTATCCCCAGGACATCCAGGAAGCGGCCATAATATTCAACGCAGTCGGTGAAAGCTGGACCGTACCCAGTGCTGACGGCTGGGACGACACCAATCTGGCCATGTTCTGCGGAGATCTGGGAACAGCCAAGATGCTGGTGCAGAACACTTTTGCCCAGGCGGACAAGCTAAACGCCAAAAAGGTGGCCATATCCGAGTGAGGCCACGCCTATCGCGCGCTTCGGTACGAAGCGCAGGTCTGGATGGGGCATGAACCAAAACAGGAAGTGGTTCACGCTGTAGAACTTTATCATGACTACATTGCTTCAGGCAGGATCAAGCTAAAGGAAAAAGTCAAGGTGCCCACCACATTGCAGGACCCCTGCAATGTCATTCGCAGCGGAGGACTGGCGGAAAAAAATCAAAGGCTGGCGGAGATGCTCTCTGAAGACTTCCGCCCCATGGAGCACCAGGGCAACTACAACTTCTGCTGCGGCGGCGGAGGCGGGGCCATGCCCATGGGCGGTGAAATGCGCCCGCACCGTGTCAAGTGCGGCAAAATCAAGGCCGATCAGATCAGGGCCACAGGTGCTGAACTGGTCTTTGTACCCTGTCACAACTGTATCGACCAGATAAGAGACCTGAACAAGGAATATGATCTGGGCATCAAGGCGGTGCATTTCAAGGAAGTAATCGCCCACAACATGGTCATTCCGGAGCACATGCTGTCTAAGGATGATCAGGGGCAGGAATCCGCAGTCCAGGAAGAACCGGAAACCGAGGAGGTGGGATAA
- a CDS encoding cytochrome c3 family protein, whose product MFKKINYPWKIFAGGVLAVALMLAPHFISAQMPEYLIDNEDVYTSKKKPSVLFDHDLHMAVADCMDCHHHYKDGENVLEHHDLYEGAEGVMCRDCHAEPGTRFQEDHDPTEKDLEQAYHAQCITCHRDMAGEDATGPRTCMGCHQE is encoded by the coding sequence ATGTTCAAAAAAATCAATTATCCCTGGAAAATCTTTGCAGGAGGAGTCCTGGCTGTTGCACTCATGCTGGCACCGCATTTCATCAGCGCCCAGATGCCCGAGTATCTCATTGACAATGAAGACGTATACACCAGCAAGAAAAAGCCCTCGGTCCTGTTCGACCACGACCTGCACATGGCTGTAGCTGACTGCATGGATTGTCATCATCACTACAAGGACGGAGAAAATGTCCTGGAGCACCATGACCTGTATGAGGGGGCCGAAGGGGTCATGTGCAGGGACTGCCATGCTGAACCCGGCACCAGGTTCCAGGAGGACCACGACCCCACGGAAAAGGATCTGGAACAGGCCTATCATGCCCAGTGCATCACCTGTCACCGGGACATGGCCGGTGAAGACGCCACTGGACCCAGGACCTGCATGGGCTGTCACCAGGAATAA
- a CDS encoding sigma 54-interacting transcriptional regulator: protein MKTKMQLSLKGTLILTIAGLVMLSILAVALLASHHYARSQEELLEAQAVNLGHTLGEESTDFVLTNDLVSLQRRLERYKQTTPQVSYLFVQRQDKILAAVFQGNGVPRELIDANQPLDKHTSSLKKIMSKEGDKYLDLAVPMFEGRAGVLRLGFSEEHLSMQVAQLWQGIFSLALVILVPALFIGLVLISRITRPLAALVKAAGEVEPGKKMDVQFNVQGQKEIQALSDAFRRMTSRIQEYTTRLEEQAEALEHAHRRMQTTCEVARNVSALSDMDEIGGYLMRRIKKIIHCPSNLILVFGPDRDVLFVITEKGTYPVSDRQTAQSIDAALQNLQGVETIDGRVFESLPLPEGFVLGEKQVVVPLYYEDILCGAMLASCSSKCKCDSDSMELISLVLSHASGTIRRAILHQEEIKKLKQGVSESAGFEGMIGRDYRMQTIYRLIQDVAPTDVTVLIQGESGTGKELVAKAIHARSSRRDNPFVVINCSAYPATLLESELFGHEKGAFTGAIRQRPGRFEQARGGTVFLDEIAEVDLSAQVKLLRVLQTQKFERLGGEKSIEVDVRILAATNKDLLEEVKAGRFREDLYYRLDVVPINLPPLRERGNDTALLARHFLERFAAVQDKRINEISSSAMRALLDYSWPGNVRELENVMEQAVVLCKGETIALEDLPDKLQGARPARRKTIEDQEKNLLLETLEACGWNKKMAAERLGIGRSTLYAKLKKHGIMDSSTS, encoded by the coding sequence GTGAAGACCAAGATGCAGCTAAGCCTTAAGGGCACCCTTATCCTGACTATAGCCGGCCTGGTTATGCTCAGCATTCTGGCAGTGGCCCTGCTGGCCTCGCACCACTACGCCAGGAGCCAGGAAGAGCTCCTGGAAGCCCAGGCGGTGAATCTGGGGCACACTTTAGGAGAAGAGAGCACCGATTTTGTTTTGACCAACGATCTGGTCAGTCTGCAGAGAAGACTGGAGCGCTACAAGCAGACCACTCCACAGGTGAGCTATCTCTTTGTACAGCGCCAGGACAAGATTCTGGCCGCAGTGTTCCAGGGAAACGGGGTCCCCAGAGAGCTTATCGATGCCAACCAGCCCCTGGACAAGCATACATCCAGTCTGAAGAAGATCATGTCTAAAGAGGGAGACAAATACCTGGATCTGGCTGTTCCCATGTTTGAGGGCCGTGCCGGTGTTCTCAGGCTGGGTTTTTCCGAGGAGCACCTGAGTATGCAGGTGGCTCAACTGTGGCAGGGCATTTTTTCTTTGGCCCTGGTGATACTTGTACCGGCCCTTTTTATCGGCCTGGTGCTCATAAGCAGGATCACCAGGCCCCTGGCTGCACTGGTAAAGGCCGCCGGGGAAGTGGAGCCGGGAAAAAAAATGGATGTGCAGTTTAATGTACAGGGTCAAAAAGAGATTCAGGCCCTGTCTGATGCCTTCAGGCGGATGACCTCCAGGATTCAGGAGTATACCACCAGGCTCGAGGAGCAGGCCGAAGCCCTGGAACACGCCCACAGGAGGATGCAGACCACCTGTGAGGTGGCCAGAAATGTATCCGCCCTAAGCGATATGGATGAGATAGGCGGATATCTCATGCGCCGCATCAAGAAAATTATTCATTGTCCTTCGAACCTGATTCTGGTTTTTGGTCCGGACCGGGATGTCTTGTTTGTGATTACGGAAAAGGGGACATACCCGGTAAGCGACAGGCAGACCGCCCAGAGTATTGACGCCGCTCTGCAGAACCTGCAGGGAGTGGAGACAATCGACGGCCGGGTCTTTGAATCGCTGCCCCTGCCTGAGGGTTTCGTTCTGGGAGAGAAGCAGGTTGTAGTGCCTCTTTACTATGAAGATATCCTGTGCGGAGCTATGCTTGCCTCATGCTCCAGCAAATGCAAATGCGACTCTGATTCCATGGAACTGATAAGCCTGGTTTTGTCCCATGCTTCAGGCACCATCCGCAGGGCAATACTGCACCAGGAAGAGATCAAAAAGCTCAAGCAGGGGGTATCCGAGTCTGCAGGCTTTGAAGGAATGATTGGCCGGGATTACCGGATGCAGACTATTTACAGGCTAATCCAGGACGTGGCCCCTACGGATGTTACAGTGCTCATTCAAGGAGAATCAGGTACGGGAAAGGAGCTGGTGGCCAAGGCGATTCATGCCCGCAGCTCCCGCAGGGACAACCCTTTTGTGGTCATCAACTGTTCAGCATATCCTGCCACACTTCTGGAGAGTGAGCTTTTCGGACATGAAAAAGGGGCCTTTACCGGAGCCATCAGGCAGCGACCGGGCCGTTTCGAACAGGCCAGGGGAGGGACCGTTTTTCTGGACGAAATAGCCGAGGTTGATCTTTCGGCCCAGGTAAAGCTTTTGCGGGTGTTGCAGACACAGAAGTTCGAGCGCCTGGGCGGGGAGAAGAGTATTGAGGTTGATGTGCGTATCCTGGCCGCCACCAACAAGGATCTTCTGGAAGAGGTCAAGGCCGGGCGCTTCCGGGAGGATCTTTACTATCGCCTGGATGTGGTGCCCATCAACCTGCCCCCCCTGCGAGAGAGAGGCAACGATACGGCTCTTCTGGCCAGGCATTTCCTGGAACGCTTTGCAGCAGTGCAGGACAAGAGGATCAATGAGATAAGCTCATCAGCCATGCGGGCTCTTCTGGACTATTCATGGCCAGGGAACGTGCGCGAGCTGGAAAATGTCATGGAGCAGGCCGTAGTCCTGTGCAAGGGCGAAACCATAGCCCTGGAGGATCTTCCCGACAAACTGCAGGGAGCCAGGCCGGCCAGGCGTAAAACCATTGAAGATCAGGAGAAGAACCTTCTTCTGGAAACCCTGGAGGCCTGCGGATGGAACAAGAAAATGGCCGCAGAGCGTCTGGGCATAGGCCGCAGCACCCTGTATGCCAAGCTTAAAAAACACGGCATAATGGACAGCTCTACTTCATAA
- a CDS encoding substrate-binding domain-containing protein: protein MGYTIRRVFFCVALLSLMTLWGCGSNDDEYVTVDFSDTVEVDEEQPGYSDRPRLKAAVGAMISPRETFESYREILVYLSREMDMDLEFVQRKTYEEVNELLGKNEIDLAFICSGPFVRGREKHGFNLLAAPVVDGSRHYYSYLIVHENSPYESLEDLQGKTFAFTDPDSNTGRMVPLYWLHEMGFEPEEYFEDIIYTYSHDNSILAVSKNLVDGAAVDHLIWDYFHKSGSEITENTRIIKKSRPFGIPPIVASPGISQDKAQRLKEVLLSMHQDDKGKEILSSLMIEKFVAAEDHWYDSIRDIYKTLKTCEDQDAAKP, encoded by the coding sequence ATGGGATATACAATTCGCAGGGTGTTTTTTTGTGTTGCTTTGCTGTCCTTGATGACACTCTGGGGCTGCGGCAGTAATGATGACGAGTACGTAACGGTTGATTTTTCAGATACCGTGGAAGTGGATGAGGAGCAGCCCGGCTATTCGGACAGGCCCAGGCTCAAGGCGGCGGTGGGGGCCATGATTTCACCGCGGGAGACTTTTGAGTCCTACAGGGAGATTCTGGTCTACTTGAGCCGGGAAATGGACATGGACCTGGAGTTCGTGCAGCGCAAGACCTATGAAGAGGTCAATGAGCTTCTGGGCAAAAACGAAATTGATCTGGCCTTTATCTGTTCCGGACCTTTCGTGCGCGGCAGGGAGAAGCATGGGTTCAATCTCCTGGCTGCTCCGGTGGTGGACGGCAGCCGGCACTATTATTCCTATCTCATAGTTCATGAAAACAGCCCGTATGAAAGCCTGGAAGATCTGCAGGGTAAAACTTTTGCCTTTACCGATCCAGACTCCAATACCGGGCGCATGGTTCCCCTTTACTGGCTGCATGAAATGGGTTTTGAACCCGAAGAATATTTTGAGGATATTATTTATACCTACAGCCATGACAATTCCATCCTGGCCGTTTCCAAAAACCTGGTGGACGGAGCTGCAGTGGATCATCTTATCTGGGATTACTTTCATAAAAGCGGCAGCGAGATCACCGAGAATACCAGGATTATCAAAAAATCCCGTCCCTTCGGGATACCTCCCATAGTGGCCTCTCCGGGCATATCTCAAGACAAGGCCCAGAGGCTTAAAGAAGTGTTGCTCAGTATGCACCAGGACGACAAAGGTAAAGAAATACTCTCGTCGCTCATGATCGAGAAGTTTGTCGCCGCTGAAGATCATTGGTACGATTCTATCCGGGATATCTACAAGACCTTGAAGACCTGTGAAGACCAAGATGCAGCTAAGCCTTAA
- a CDS encoding phosphate ABC transporter substrate-binding protein: MQFKVMIMGFFALGFLFCSAAPSDSAEQNVLNIAGATTIQPVLEVLADDYQHKSGQTVQIQGGGSSRGIEHVLQGHGPLGAVSRALTPEEKKELEYVTIGKDALVFIVNKRNPVESIDRDTAVRLFRGETKNWNELTNWERSVVLVTKEMGRSTLDLFEKYTGIHHPDNPEDGENGRVDESAYEIASNLDGVTLVAGMPGGVGYMSLGASEYLRDKGMPVKILELEGYSMDRDSIVAGDYPISRELNLVYKEENKDLVQGFLDFCLGRTGQEAVRDLGYIPVKESQ, translated from the coding sequence ATGCAGTTTAAGGTAATGATAATGGGGTTTTTTGCTCTTGGATTTCTGTTTTGTTCGGCAGCGCCCTCAGACAGTGCTGAGCAGAATGTGCTGAACATTGCCGGGGCGACCACCATTCAGCCGGTGCTTGAAGTTCTGGCTGACGATTATCAGCACAAAAGCGGGCAGACAGTTCAGATCCAGGGAGGCGGCAGCAGCAGAGGAATTGAACATGTTCTTCAGGGGCATGGACCTCTTGGGGCTGTATCCAGGGCTTTGACGCCGGAAGAAAAAAAAGAGCTGGAATACGTGACCATAGGCAAAGACGCCCTGGTTTTCATTGTGAATAAACGCAATCCTGTTGAGAGTATAGACCGCGATACTGCTGTCAGGCTTTTTCGCGGGGAGACAAAAAACTGGAATGAACTGACGAACTGGGAGCGCAGCGTGGTGCTGGTTACAAAGGAAATGGGCCGCTCTACTCTTGATCTGTTCGAAAAATATACAGGGATACATCATCCAGACAATCCTGAAGACGGTGAGAATGGGCGGGTGGATGAATCCGCCTACGAAATCGCTTCCAATCTTGACGGGGTGACCCTGGTGGCTGGAATGCCCGGAGGGGTGGGATATATGTCCCTGGGCGCCTCCGAGTATCTGCGGGATAAAGGTATGCCTGTCAAAATTCTGGAGCTTGAAGGTTATTCCATGGACCGTGACAGCATAGTCGCTGGAGATTATCCCATCAGCAGGGAGCTTAACCTGGTTTATAAAGAAGAAAACAAAGATCTGGTGCAGGGTTTTCTGGATTTTTGTCTGGGGCGCACAGGTCAGGAAGCTGTGCGTGATCTCGGGTATATTCCAGTAAAGGAATCGCAGTAA
- a CDS encoding response regulator, with amino-acid sequence MTTSQVLFISTEDHDEQVQNMLVDYGVQVTKISSMQELKEPETKGEYSIVFLDLDLPCVSNNSIYWLRKMTGQAWIIGLSSKRYHPELKESMRSDIFAVLGKPAHSRELQYCLHSLFDLQDG; translated from the coding sequence ATGACCACAAGCCAAGTCCTGTTTATATCCACAGAGGATCATGATGAGCAAGTACAGAACATGCTGGTGGATTACGGGGTTCAGGTGACAAAAATCAGCAGCATGCAAGAGCTAAAGGAGCCTGAAACCAAGGGAGAGTACTCAATTGTCTTTCTTGATCTGGATCTGCCCTGTGTGAGCAACAATTCTATTTACTGGTTGCGTAAAATGACCGGTCAGGCCTGGATTATAGGACTTTCCTCCAAAAGATATCATCCTGAACTAAAGGAATCCATGCGCTCGGACATATTTGCTGTACTGGGCAAGCCTGCTCATAGCAGAGAATTGCAGTACTGCCTGCACAGCCTTTTCGACCTTCAGGACGGCTGA
- a CDS encoding universal stress protein codes for MAEIQETGVLQRAAVKISLKEPRKRLMHMFEFLGNFGTKDVHLIHAAPKITSQQRSDIEEQLEKTAKDATNFGFNVYTHIRRGHVPTTIIETAQEKKADFIAIYWTPKSLFRNALLGNIDSDILRLSNLPVFIYNHGLFKSSVNLEQVLYATDCKHTDAAVLPYLVDRRFTASRLFILHVGERAPDPVTEEKRRKNVLDSLNALAIECSHAYNEVQPLETLGQVSKQIVKQAATLDVDLIVAGKSDKSGTVSQMLGSTAEILPHKAGRSIFIIPDACRLPACKNY; via the coding sequence GTGGCGGAGATTCAGGAGACCGGAGTGCTGCAAAGGGCCGCAGTCAAAATAAGTCTTAAGGAACCCCGAAAGAGACTTATGCACATGTTCGAGTTTCTGGGAAACTTCGGGACCAAGGATGTTCACCTTATCCACGCGGCTCCCAAAATCACTTCCCAGCAGCGCAGCGACATTGAAGAACAGTTGGAAAAAACCGCCAAAGACGCCACCAACTTCGGTTTCAACGTTTACACGCATATCCGCCGCGGACATGTTCCCACCACTATAATCGAGACGGCTCAGGAGAAAAAAGCCGACTTCATCGCCATTTACTGGACACCCAAGTCCCTTTTCCGCAACGCCCTGCTGGGCAATATCGACTCGGACATACTCCGCCTGAGCAATCTCCCTGTGTTTATCTACAATCACGGTCTATTCAAGTCTTCGGTCAACCTGGAGCAGGTCCTGTACGCCACTGACTGCAAACATACAGACGCTGCAGTTCTGCCTTACCTGGTGGACCGCAGATTCACGGCAAGCAGGCTCTTCATCCTTCATGTGGGGGAAAGGGCCCCTGACCCGGTCACTGAAGAAAAACGCAGAAAGAATGTGCTGGACAGCCTCAATGCCCTGGCCATCGAGTGCTCACATGCCTATAATGAGGTTCAGCCTCTAGAGACACTCGGCCAGGTAAGCAAGCAGATAGTCAAGCAGGCGGCAACGCTGGATGTTGATCTCATTGTCGCAGGCAAGTCGGACAAATCAGGCACAGTAAGCCAGATGCTGGGTTCCACTGCGGAAATACTTCCCCACAAGGCCGGGCGTAGCATTTTCATAATACCCGATGCCTGCAGACTGCCTGCATGCAAAAACTACTAA
- a CDS encoding BCCT family transporter codes for MTLKNNIVFVISLLAILVVILAGIFSADALDRWSAWLHGEIISNFGWFYLIATFVFLVFSLYMALSKYGHIKLGMDHEKPRFSYFGWASMLFAAGMGIGLIFWSVAEPMSHYMSPPGFIEPNTPEAARFAMLHSFFHWGVHPWAVYIVMSLCIAYFSFRRGMPPLISSCFYPLIGDRINGFAGYLIDILAVFATVFGIVTSLGLGAMQINSGLASILPFEADIFSTLIIIGIITVIFMGSSMAGLDKGMQIMSKGNVMLAVLLLAIMLVLGPTNMILNIFISTTSDYITALFNISLTANPFIGLEWTQDWTLFYWAWWISWSPFVGLFIASISRGRTIREFITGALLIPTGLTFVWFSVFGGTAFSLELGNNAGIAAAVAHDVSTGLFQLYAFYPLSEILTLITILLLVIFFVTSADAATFVLSLMTSRGMADPPTGKKIIWGLTVSVTAAILLLAGGLEGLQRMAIAAALPFSAIMLLMCACLLKGLRYEFRYERKV; via the coding sequence ATGACTCTCAAAAACAATATAGTGTTTGTAATATCTCTGCTGGCCATTCTCGTGGTGATCCTGGCAGGTATTTTTTCAGCCGATGCTCTGGACAGATGGTCTGCCTGGCTGCATGGTGAAATCATCAGCAATTTCGGCTGGTTTTATTTAATTGCCACCTTTGTGTTTCTGGTTTTCAGCCTGTACATGGCCCTTAGCAAATACGGCCATATCAAACTGGGCATGGACCATGAAAAACCCAGGTTTTCCTATTTCGGATGGGCAAGCATGCTCTTTGCCGCAGGCATGGGCATCGGGCTGATATTCTGGAGCGTGGCCGAGCCCATGAGCCACTACATGAGCCCGCCTGGATTTATTGAGCCAAACACTCCCGAGGCGGCCAGGTTCGCCATGCTGCACAGCTTTTTCCACTGGGGCGTGCATCCCTGGGCTGTATACATTGTCATGAGCCTGTGTATAGCCTATTTTTCCTTCAGGCGGGGGATGCCCCCGCTCATCTCCAGCTGCTTTTACCCTCTCATCGGCGACAGGATAAACGGTTTTGCAGGATACTTAATCGATATCCTTGCAGTATTTGCCACGGTTTTCGGCATTGTGACCTCCCTGGGCCTGGGAGCCATGCAGATCAACAGCGGCCTGGCCTCGATACTTCCCTTTGAGGCCGATATCTTCAGCACCCTGATCATCATCGGCATTATTACGGTCATCTTCATGGGTTCCAGCATGGCCGGGCTGGACAAAGGCATGCAGATAATGAGCAAGGGCAATGTCATGCTGGCTGTGCTGCTGCTTGCAATCATGCTCGTGCTGGGTCCCACCAACATGATCCTGAATATCTTTATCAGCACGACTTCCGACTACATCACCGCCCTTTTCAATATAAGCCTTACCGCCAACCCTTTCATAGGCCTGGAATGGACTCAGGACTGGACTCTTTTCTACTGGGCCTGGTGGATATCCTGGTCTCCATTCGTGGGCCTGTTTATAGCCAGCATATCCCGGGGACGGACCATCCGCGAGTTTATAACCGGAGCCCTTCTTATACCCACCGGGCTTACCTTTGTCTGGTTCAGCGTGTTCGGCGGGACCGCCTTCAGCCTGGAACTGGGCAATAATGCAGGTATAGCCGCTGCTGTAGCCCATGACGTTTCCACCGGGCTTTTTCAGTTATATGCGTTTTACCCCCTGAGCGAAATCCTCACCCTCATCACCATACTGCTCCTGGTGATATTCTTCGTGACCTCGGCGGATGCAGCCACCTTTGTGCTCAGCCTCATGACTTCCAGGGGCATGGCCGATCCCCCTACAGGCAAGAAAATCATCTGGGGGTTGACCGTTTCGGTAACTGCAGCCATACTGCTCCTGGCCGGAGGCCTGGAAGGACTGCAGCGCATGGCCATTGCAGCGGCCCTGCCCTTTTCCGCCATCATGCTTCTCATGTGCGCCTGCCTGCTCAAAGGTCTGCGCTATGAATTCCGGTATGAGAGAAAGGTTTAA
- a CDS encoding AbrB/MazE/SpoVT family DNA-binding domain-containing protein, translated as MKLQISKWGNSLAVRLPVECTRSAGLQEGDIVEASITPAGAITLIPERNFDKAAFLERIARLHASMHMTEPVVENMRQEERY; from the coding sequence ATGAAACTGCAAATATCCAAATGGGGCAACAGCCTGGCGGTTCGTTTACCGGTGGAGTGCACCCGCTCCGCCGGCTTACAGGAGGGAGATATCGTCGAGGCCAGCATTACCCCAGCTGGCGCCATCACTCTTATACCTGAAAGGAACTTCGATAAGGCGGCCTTTCTGGAGCGTATTGCCAGGCTGCACGCCAGCATGCATATGACTGAGCCGGTGGTGGAAAACATGCGCCAGGAGGAACGTTACTGA